A window of the Hordeum vulgare subsp. vulgare chromosome 5H, MorexV3_pseudomolecules_assembly, whole genome shotgun sequence genome harbors these coding sequences:
- the LOC123453058 gene encoding scarecrow-like protein 9 → MGSCEDVEYGDVFSVPNPAAAPAYGLNFSFQQQQLLFPPSAYGFHALPAADYQPSPPQSAPIGGTPSPVSTTTELGSPEEASDDAVLAYINQFLLEDDDDESSAPAAAAPARDSALLAVAKPFVDIIADAKPAYQHTSWTNPCRAFAGTGGGSQDMFVSSRQSSCQLVPCDSVKVEEECAVHKGRKNRHGDDDLELEDEQRRKQLALCEEETIREMFDKVLLCNGVNCILQSPLPAEAEISTVYVKGSGNRRGRKKGKTGVPTVEEESVDLTTLLIHCAQAAAIDDHRGSGELLKQIRRHSSPHGDAGQRLAHYIANGLEARLAGTGSTVYRSLAARRTSSADMLKIFKLYGTACPFLRMFRFYSNEAILDAAKGVTSVHILDYGIDWGFQWPIFLQRISKRDGGPPRIRITGIDLPQPGFRPAERLEATGRRISEYAKMFHVPFEYRAIAAKWDAIRVEDLRIDKDDLLIVNCLFRMRHMMDETVTEESPRMTVLNTIRRMNPHLFIHAVVNGTFNAPFFVTRFKEALFYFSSHFDMLEATAPPVDEHRQLIEREYFGREALNVVACEGTERVERPETYKQWQVRNLRAGFRQVPLLQETVKKARYKVTKSYHKDFFVDEDNKWMLQGWKGRVICALSTWKPS, encoded by the coding sequence ATGGGTTCTTGCGAGGACGTGGAGTACGGCGACGTCTTCTCCGTCCCCAACCCGGCAGCTGCCCCGGCATACGGGCTCAACTTCTCCTTCCAGCAGCAGCAGCTCCTGTTCCCCCCTTCAGCCTACGGCTTCCACGCCCTTCCTGCCGCGGATTACCAGCCGTCCCCGCCGCAGTCGGCGCCGATTGGCGGCACGCCGAGCCCCGTCTCGACCACCACGGAGCTGGGGAGCCCGGAGGAAGCGTCGGACGACGCCGTGCTCGCCTACATCAACCAGTTCCTcctcgaggacgacgacgacgagtcctctgctcccgccgccgccgcgccggcGCGGGACTCGGCGCTCCTCGCCGTCGCCAAGCCCTTCGTCGACATCATCGCCGACGCCAAGCCGGCGTACCAGCACACTTCTTGGACGAATCCCTGCCGTGCTTTCGCGGGAACTGGAGGAGGATCCCAAGATATGTTCGTCAGCAGCAGACAGAGCTCTTGCCAGCTCGTGCCCTGCGATTCcgtgaaggtggaggaggagtgcgcTGTCCACAAGGGCCGGAAGAACCGGCACGGCGACGACGACCTGGAGCTGGAGGACGAGCAGCGGCGCAAGCAGCTGGCGCTGTGCGAGGAGGAGACCATCCGGGAGATGTTCGACAAAGTGCTCCTCTGCAACGGTGTCAACTGCATCCTTCAGTCACCGCTGCCGGCAGAAGCGGAGATCAGCACCGTGTACGTGAAAGGATCCGGGAACCGGAGAGGGCGCAAGAAGGGGAAGACCGGAGTGCCCACCGTGGAGGAGGAGTCCGTCGATCTGACGACCTTGCTCATACACTGCGCCCAGGCCGCGGCCATCGATGATCACCGCGGTTCGGGCGAGTTGCTGAAGCAGATCAGGCGGCATTCTTCCCCTCATGGGGATGCCGGGCAGAGGCTGGCGCACTACATTGCTAATGGGCTCGAGGCTCGCCTTGCCGGCACCGGTAGCACCGTCTACCGCTCGCTTGCTGCACGGCGAACTTCTTCTGCTGACATGCTGAAGATATTCAAGCTGTATGGGACTGCATGCCCGTTCTTGAGAATGTTCAGGTTTTACTCGAATGAAGCCATCTTGGATGCTGCCAAGGGTGTGACAAGCGTGCACATTCTGGACTACGGTATAGACTGGGGCTTCCAGTGGCCAATCTTCCTGCAGAGGATCTCGAAGAGAGATGGCGGCCCCCCAAGAATCCGAATCACCGGCATTGACTTGCCGCAGCCAGGGTTCCGGCCTGCGGAGCGCTTGGAGGCGACAGGCCGGCGGATAAGCGAGTACGCCAAGATGTTTCATGTTCCCTTCGAGTACCGTGCGATCGCTGCCAAGTGGGATGCCATCCGAGTTGAAGATCTCAGGATTGACAAGGATGATCTTCTCATTGTCAACTGCTTGTTCCGAATGCGGCACATGATGGACGAGACGGTGACGGAAGAGAGCCCGAGGATGACAGTCTTGAACACGATCAGAAGGATGAACCCGCATCTGTTCATCCACGCGGTCGTCAATGGCACCTTCAACGCGCCGTTCTTCGTGACGCGCTTTAAGGAGGCTCTCTTCTACTTCTCTTCACACTTCGACATGCTCGAGGCGACCGCACCGCCGGTGGACGAACACAGGCAGCTGATCGAAAGGGAATACTTCGGACGGGAAGCCCTCAACGTGGTCGCTTGCGAGGGCACGGAGAGGGTCGAGAGGCCGGAGACCTACAAGCAATGGCAGGTAAGGAACCTCAGGGCAGGGTTCAGGCAGGTACCTCTGCTTCAAGAGACGGTGAAAAAAGCAAGATACAAGGTAACCAAGAGCTATCACAAGGATTTCTTCGTCGACGAAGATAACAAGTGGATGTTGCAGGGTTGGAAGGGCAGAGTCATCTGTGCCCTGTCCACATGGAAACCTAGCTAG
- the LOC123453059 gene encoding uncharacterized protein At2g37660, chloroplastic-like gives MAAPRPTVLVTGAGGRTGQIVFNKLRERSDQFAARGLVRSEESKQKIGGADDVFVADIREAGHLAPAVQGADALVILTSASPKMKPGFDPTKGGRPEFYYDHGAYPEQVDWIGQKNQIDAAKAAGVKHIVLVGSMGGTNPNHPLNSLGNGNILVWKRKSEQYLADSGVPYTIIRPGGLQDKDGGVRELIVGKDDELLQTDTKAIPRADVAEVCVQALQYEEVKFKAFDLASKPEGEGTPTKDFKALFSQVTARF, from the exons ATGGCCGCGCCCCGCCCCACCGTCCTCGTCACCGGCGCCGGCGGCCGCACAG GTCAAATCGTGTTCAACAAGCTCCGGGAGAGATCCGACCAGTTCGCGGCGAGGGGCCTGGTGAGGTCCGAGGAGAGCAAGCAGAAGATCGGGGGAGCCGACGACGTCTTCGTTGCCGACATCAGGGAGGCGGGCCACCTCGCGCCCGCCGTCCAGGGCGCCGACGCGCTCGTCATCCTCACCAGCGCCTCCCCCAAGATGAAGCCCGGGTTCGACCCCACCAAGGGCGGCCGCCCCGAGTTCTACTACGACCACGGAGCCTACCCTGAGCAG GTGGACTGGATTGGGCAGAAGAATCAGATCGATGCCG CCAAAGCAGCCGGTGTGAAGCACATAGTGTTGGTTGGATCCATGGGGGGGACAAACCCCAACCATCCTCTCAACAGCCTTGGCAATGGCAACATATTG GTCTGGAAGCGCAAGTCTGAACAGTATCTGGCAGACAGTGGAGTTCCTTATACAATCATAAG GCCTGGTGGTCTGCAAGACAAGGATGGGGGAGTGAGGGAGCTGATTGTCGGGAAGGATGATGAGCTTCTCCAGACTGACACTAAGGCGATTCCTAGGGCTGATGTGGCCGAAGTTTGTGTTCAG GCCCTGCAGTATGAAGAGGTGAAGTTCAAGGCATTCGATTTGGCTTCGAAACCTGAAGGCGAGGGCACCCCGACCAAAGATTTCAAAGCGCTGTTCTCCCAGGTCACAGCCCGGTTTTGA
- the LOC123399250 gene encoding receptor-like protein EIX2 — translation MARPRPPIQATAILLATWCLVFLRSSSAPAVPALRPPSAPGGTLCIPHERDALLAFKAGLTDPTNYLSSWRAEEDCCRWMGVGCSNRTGHIIKLQVKSYGAIGGEINSSLLTLRHLKHLDLSSNCFGGRPIPQFIGSFSSLTHLLLGDSSFGGRIPPHLGNLSNLVSLDISSQLPGCYSPELSWVSRLRKLQYLDMYAVDLSAAIDWTHVVNMLPSLVTIYLSSCGLRNIMPPPLHSNLTSLETLYLDSNSFNSSFGANNLIWDLPVLRELSMDRCGIQGPIHAAVGNLTSIQSLSLVGNNFFGMVPWTFKKLKKLQVLNLMENFISGHIEDVFNRLPEGELQELHLDHNNLTGSLPDRLEQFSSLSTLWLSNNKLSGQIPVGIRKLTNLVDLWLDSNNLHGTLTQDHFTNLTSLQNLWLSGNSITMLVNNTWSTPFSLTSAGFRSCILGPQFPGWINQQTLYTLDISNTSIHDSIPASFWMGMYRCRVLDLSENQIVGMLPTYFLFGAMEAVILDISFNQLVGPIPTLPTNLRLLDLSGNNLSGALPSDIGAPGLEILMLFKNSFSGTIPCSIFELQDLQFLDLSENQLNGTLANCLRAPKSSNITMLNLNNNNLLGGIPSFLQRCKQLKFLDLAYNQFSGSLPTWIGSKLPYLAFLRLRSNMLSGVIPGELTKMNGLQYLDIASNNISGNIPLSLGNLITMAHTPDQEGALFKIVNFGFVSVFKYTNAYTDSLSVVTKGQQLEYTTGIAYMVNIDFSCNSLTGEIPHEIGMLTALTNLNLSWNHLSSTIPLTIRELRAVESLDLSHNELSGEIPASMADLTSLAHLNLSYNNLTGTIPSGNQFQTLDDASIYAGNPGLCGPPVSRNCSGTEITPWAPENQHGGMSDELSLYLGIGTGFVAGLWIIFCGFLFKRSWRVLWFSFFDHMCDWVYVRVAVSWASFARKEY, via the coding sequence ATGGCCAGGCCAAGGCCGCCGATCCAAGCTACGGCGATCCTCCTGGCAACGTGGTGCCTCGTCTTCCTCCGGAGCTCGTCAGCCCCAGCCGTGCCTGCACTCCGGCCACCATCAGCACCGGGAGGCACCCTCTGCATCCCTCACGAGCGAGATGCACTTCTCGCCTTCAAGGCCGGCCTCACCGATCCGACCAACTACCTTTCGTCGTGGCGGGCCGAGGAGGACTGCTGCCGGTGGATGGGCGTCGGGTGCAGCAACCGGACCGGCCACATCATCAAGCTACAGGTCAAGAGCTATGGAGCCATCGGAGGTGAGATAAACTCCTCCTTGCTCACTCTACGACATCTGAAGCACCTGGACCTCTCCTCCAACTGCTTCGGTGGGAGGCCTATCCCGCAGTTCATCGGCAGCTTCAGCagcctcacgcatctcctcctcgGCGACTCGTCTTTCGGTGGGCGAATCCCTCCCCACCTCGGGAACCTCTCAAATCTGGTCAGTCTTGACATCTCGAGCCAACTACCGGGTTGTTACTCACCTGAACTTTCATGGGTGTCGCGGTTGCGGAAGCTACAATACTTGGACATGTACGCGGTGGATCTTAGTGCTGCCATCGACTGGACTCATGTTGTCAACATGCTCCCCTCTCTAGTAACCATTTACTTATCATCCTGCGGGCTACGAAACATTATGCCTCCGCCGTTGCACTCCAACCTCACATCACTAGAGACCCTCTACCTCGATTCCAACTCCTTTAACTCGTCCTTTGGAGCCAACAACTTGATTTGGGATCTACCTGTGCTCCGTGAGCTTTCTATGGATAGATGTGGAATTCAGGGTCCTATACATGCTGCAGTGGGAAACTTGACCTCCATTCAATCATTGTCCCTTGTCGGAAACAACTTTTTCGGCATGGTGCCATGGACCTTCAAGAAACTAAAGAAATTACAAGTGCTCAACCTTATGGAAAACTTTATTAgcgggcacatagaagatgtattTAATAGATTGCCAGAGGGTGAGTTACAGGAGTTGCACTTGGACCACAACAATTTGACCGGGAGCCTTCCAGATCGGCTAGAGCAATTTAGCAGCTTGTCCACACTTTGGCTCAGCAATAACAAACTATCCGGACAGATACCTGTTGGTATACGGAAACTCACAAATTTGGTGGACTTGTGGTTGGACTCAAACAATCTACATGGTACACTCACCCAAGACCATTTCACGAATCTGACTAGCCTGCAAAATTTGTGGTTGTCTGGTAATTCCATAACTATGTTGGTCAACAACACATGGAGCACTCCATTCAGCTTAACTTCAGCGGGCTTTAGATCTTGCATCCTAGGCCCCCAGTTTCCGGGATGGATTAACCAACAAACACTTTACACTCTTGATAtttcaaacacaagcatacatgACTCCATTCCTGCTAGTTTTTGGATGGGAATGTACCGTTGTCGAGTTCTGGATCTATCGGAAAATCAGATTGTTGGCATGCTTCCCACATATTTTTTGTTTGGTGCAATGGAAGCTGTTATACTGGATATTAGTTTTAACCAGCTCGTTGGCCCGATACCAACACTCCCAACGAACCTCCGCTTGTTGGATCTCTCCGGGAACAACCTATCCGGTGCATTGCCATCAGATATCGGAGCACCGGGGCTGGAAATACTCATGCTCTTCAAAAATTCTTTTTCTGGGACCATTCCATGCTCCATATTTGAGTTGCAAGATCTGCAGTTTCTAGACCTATCAGAGAACCAACTAAATGGGACATTGGCCAATTGCCTTCGggcaccaaaatcttcaaacatAACCATGCTTAACTTGAATAATAACAATCTTTTGGGAGGAATCCCGTCGTTTCTTCAGAGGTGTAAACAGCTAAAATTCCTTGATCTCGCATACAATCAATTTTCTGGTAGCTTACCGACATGGATCGGATCAAAGCTACCATACTTGGCATTTCTGCGGTTGCGGTCAAACATGCTCTCTGGTGTCATCCCTGGCGAACTGACCAAGATGAATGGGCTTCAGTATCTAGACATTGCAAGCAACAACATCTCAGGGAATATACCACTATCACTTGGAAATCTCATAACTATGGCTCATACCCCCGATCAAGAAGGTGCCCTTTTCAAAATTGTCAACTTTGGGTTTGTCTCCGTCTTCAAGTACACTAATGCTTATACTGATAGTTTATCGGTGGTCACAAAAGGTCAGCAGTTGGAATATACAACAGGAATCGCATATATGGTAAACATTGATTTCTCGTGCAACAGTTTGACAGGGGAGATTCCTCATGAAATCGGCATGCTCACTGCATTGACAAACTTGAACTTGTCATGGAATCACCTTAGCAGCACAATCCCTCTGACTATTCGGGAGCTCCGGGCAGTGGAATCTTTGGACCTCTCACACAATGAGCTCTCCGGTGAAATCCCTGCAAGTATGGCAGATCTAACTTCACTTGCCCACTTGAACTTGTCATACAACAATCTGACAGGAACCATACCTTCCGGCAATCAGTTTCAAACTTTAGATGATGCGTCAATCTATGCTGGCAATCCAGGTCTCTGTGGTCCGCCTGTATCAAGGAACTGCTCAGGAACGGAAATCACTCCATGGGCTCCCGAAAATCAACATGGGGGCATGAGCGATGAATTGTCATTATACCTCGGCATTGGCACGGGATTCGTAGCAGGTCTCTGGATCATCTTCTGCGGCTTCTTGTTCAAGAGGAGCTGGAGAGTTCTTTGGTTCTCATTCTTCGACCACATGTGTGATTGGGTATACGTGCGAGTGGCGGTGAGCTGGGCTTCATTCGCAAGGAAAGAATACTAG